The following proteins come from a genomic window of Rhodohalobacter sp. 614A:
- the rnr gene encoding ribonuclease R: MSQNNLSSLEKKIIEILQSYPDASIPIPLLVEALGLSKKKGERKLKNAINRLKQLEHVMVSKGNLVRLNETASGDKNIVQGKLDVTSHGDGYVIVEGRDQDIKISRKYMSTALDGDIVKVKLMGYHKKSNKPLGRIEEVIKRASTLFVGTLDEVAKNTYIIKTDSHSSRVDFFVELNDLNGAKPGEKVSCRMIQWDDVRGYPQAKVVQVLGKSGSNEANVLSILAEKQFHAEFPPEVEQFAANIPDQIPEQEIQRRRDMRDEVVLTIDPADAKDFDDGLSIEILDNGNYYLGVHIADVTHYMPRGSTLDDEAFDRGTSVYLVDRVIPMLPERLSNNMCSLRPREDKLAYSCFMEIAPNGKLVDYSIEETVIHSNERFVYDEVQDILDGKNDHSLKPQLKILQKLANTLMDQRFKKGSIAFETPEPKFILDDNGKPVDVIVKERLFAHKLIEECMLMANKTVAYHVNTLRKKGGKSVKNDHPYLYRVHDKPDLEKLHNIRETAKPLGIHFDVDGSISSSKINALLKEVGGTSIEKIINDLMLRAMSKAEYSPKNIGHFGLGFANYAHFTSPIRRYPDVVVHRLLKRYNSGSTEYTYTQLEQIGEHCSERERYAVEAERDSVKLKQVEYLSERLGETYQGTISGVTENGLYVLLDDIYCEGMIRVSDLVDDYYIYNPNMHCLVGRSKGKKFRLGDTIKAKVTRTDLEKRQIDLALSDF; the protein is encoded by the coding sequence ATGTCTCAAAACAACCTTAGTTCACTAGAAAAGAAAATCATTGAAATCCTTCAATCCTATCCTGATGCTTCCATTCCTATACCCCTTTTGGTAGAAGCACTTGGCCTGTCTAAAAAGAAAGGGGAAAGAAAGTTAAAGAACGCTATCAATCGGCTGAAACAGCTCGAGCATGTGATGGTATCGAAAGGAAACCTGGTTCGGCTGAATGAAACGGCATCGGGCGACAAAAATATTGTACAAGGCAAACTTGATGTAACCAGCCACGGCGATGGATACGTCATTGTTGAAGGCCGGGATCAGGATATAAAAATCTCCCGAAAATATATGAGCACCGCTCTCGATGGCGACATCGTGAAAGTAAAACTCATGGGGTATCACAAAAAAAGCAATAAGCCTCTCGGCCGGATCGAAGAAGTGATTAAGAGAGCGAGTACCCTTTTTGTAGGAACCCTCGATGAGGTAGCAAAAAACACGTACATCATAAAAACGGATTCCCATTCTTCCCGGGTGGATTTCTTTGTGGAACTGAACGATTTGAATGGTGCAAAACCCGGAGAGAAAGTATCCTGCCGGATGATACAATGGGATGATGTTCGCGGATATCCTCAAGCCAAAGTGGTACAGGTTCTCGGAAAATCCGGATCAAACGAAGCCAATGTTTTGTCCATTCTTGCCGAAAAACAGTTTCATGCAGAATTTCCTCCGGAAGTTGAACAGTTTGCGGCCAATATTCCCGATCAAATCCCGGAGCAGGAAATCCAGCGCCGGCGGGATATGCGTGATGAAGTAGTTCTCACCATCGATCCGGCCGATGCCAAAGACTTTGACGACGGACTGAGTATAGAAATCCTGGATAATGGCAATTACTATCTCGGCGTCCACATTGCCGATGTAACTCATTACATGCCCCGCGGCTCTACACTGGATGATGAAGCCTTTGATCGTGGAACAAGCGTCTATTTGGTCGATCGTGTCATCCCGATGCTGCCGGAAAGATTAAGTAATAACATGTGTAGTTTGCGACCGCGTGAGGACAAGCTGGCCTATAGTTGTTTTATGGAAATTGCTCCGAATGGAAAACTTGTGGATTATTCGATCGAAGAAACCGTAATCCATTCCAATGAGCGATTTGTGTATGATGAAGTTCAGGATATTCTTGACGGAAAGAATGATCATTCGCTGAAACCTCAGCTCAAAATTCTCCAAAAACTTGCAAATACATTGATGGATCAGCGGTTCAAAAAAGGTTCGATCGCTTTTGAAACACCTGAACCCAAATTCATCCTGGATGATAACGGCAAACCCGTTGACGTGATCGTAAAGGAAAGACTGTTCGCGCACAAACTGATTGAGGAATGCATGCTCATGGCAAATAAAACAGTAGCCTATCATGTAAATACATTACGAAAGAAAGGTGGCAAAAGCGTGAAAAATGACCATCCGTATCTTTACCGGGTCCATGACAAACCCGATTTGGAAAAACTTCATAACATCCGGGAAACTGCCAAACCATTAGGTATTCATTTTGATGTAGACGGTTCTATAAGCTCAAGTAAAATCAATGCATTATTGAAAGAGGTGGGAGGAACATCTATCGAAAAAATCATTAACGACCTGATGCTTCGCGCGATGTCCAAGGCAGAATATTCTCCCAAAAACATCGGGCATTTTGGGCTGGGTTTCGCAAATTACGCACACTTTACAAGTCCCATTCGCCGTTATCCGGATGTAGTTGTGCATCGGCTTTTAAAACGCTACAATTCAGGTTCAACAGAGTATACATATACACAACTTGAGCAGATTGGCGAACATTGTAGCGAGCGCGAACGTTATGCTGTTGAAGCAGAACGCGATTCGGTGAAGTTGAAACAGGTAGAATACCTCTCCGAACGGCTGGGTGAAACCTATCAGGGTACCATCAGCGGAGTTACCGAAAACGGTCTGTATGTTCTGCTTGACGATATATACTGTGAAGGCATGATTCGCGTTAGTGATTTAGTTGATGATTATTACATTTATAATCCGAACATGCACTGCTTGGTGGGAAGATCGAAGGGTAAGAAATTCCGGCTTGGCGATACCATCAAAGCAAAAGTGACACGAACAGACCTTGAAAAAAGGCAAATTGATCTGGCATTATCTGATTTCTAA
- a CDS encoding NFACT RNA binding domain-containing protein, translated as MADNDRYITFIFDQEFSLMFQIFGNTPNIFLLKNDEIIESFKSPDEFEGKPAPKPRQASVAKSPNSDDSVKRVITKLDPKFPRHLIPLIIYEFGLKEKSISEIKEVVDSLIHAMLNRPEFRVLENGNLCLIPEDLLPYGNLKVFDDVNDAIRFAYYKSSYQRRLESQRQSIRPRMEKMINKYESTLQELQKADKGLKRADKYEKYGHILMAHAHEKKAFNDSVTFPDLYSPEDEVEIPVKPELSLAENAQYYYEKSAKSKRNVKESRRRLGEIEKKLDHLKELQTSLNEVDKLYEFQDWYKNHEQELLDAGVLKAEAAKKAPPYRVLEIDGYEIWVGKNAKSNDQLTTDAHKEDVWMHARGVSGSHLVIRMDNHKEMPPKSTLLKAASVAAWNSKARGSGLAPVIITKRKYVVKPKGAPAGSVRVNREEVEIVKPQKMSS; from the coding sequence ATGGCAGATAATGATCGCTACATCACTTTCATCTTTGATCAGGAGTTTTCCTTAATGTTCCAAATTTTTGGAAATACTCCGAATATCTTTCTATTAAAAAATGATGAAATTATTGAATCTTTCAAGTCACCCGATGAATTTGAAGGAAAACCTGCGCCAAAACCCCGCCAGGCTTCGGTGGCAAAATCACCAAATTCTGATGATTCGGTAAAAAGAGTTATTACCAAACTCGATCCAAAATTCCCGCGGCACCTGATTCCCCTGATTATTTATGAGTTTGGACTTAAAGAGAAATCCATTTCAGAAATTAAAGAAGTTGTTGATTCGCTCATCCACGCCATGCTGAATCGGCCGGAGTTTCGTGTGCTCGAAAATGGAAACCTCTGTTTGATTCCGGAAGACCTCCTCCCCTATGGCAATCTCAAGGTTTTTGATGATGTGAATGATGCTATTCGCTTTGCTTATTACAAATCATCTTACCAAAGACGTTTGGAAAGTCAACGGCAATCCATTCGCCCGAGAATGGAGAAGATGATCAACAAGTACGAATCAACCCTTCAGGAACTCCAAAAAGCTGATAAAGGATTGAAACGGGCTGACAAATACGAAAAATACGGACATATTTTAATGGCGCACGCTCACGAAAAAAAAGCGTTTAATGATTCGGTTACATTTCCCGATCTTTATAGTCCTGAAGATGAAGTTGAAATACCTGTAAAACCTGAACTTTCACTGGCTGAAAATGCGCAATATTATTACGAAAAATCGGCGAAATCGAAACGAAATGTAAAAGAGTCTAGGCGACGTCTTGGAGAAATTGAAAAGAAATTGGACCATTTGAAGGAACTGCAAACCTCTCTCAATGAGGTTGATAAACTTTACGAGTTCCAGGATTGGTACAAAAACCATGAGCAGGAATTGTTAGATGCTGGTGTTCTGAAAGCCGAAGCTGCCAAAAAAGCCCCGCCCTATCGCGTGCTTGAAATTGATGGTTATGAAATCTGGGTGGGTAAAAATGCCAAAAGTAATGATCAGCTGACGACCGATGCTCACAAAGAAGATGTATGGATGCATGCCCGAGGTGTAAGCGGATCTCATTTGGTTATACGAATGGATAATCACAAAGAGATGCCGCCGAAAAGTACGTTATTAAAAGCAGCTTCCGTTGCTGCCTGGAATTCTAAAGCAAGGGGTTCGGGTCTGGCGCCGGTTATTATCACAAAACGAAAATATGTTGTAAAACCGAAAGGCGCACCTGCAGGATCTGTACGCGTGAACCGGGAAGAAGTAGAAATAGTGAAACCGCAAAAAATGTCCTCATGA
- a CDS encoding translocation/assembly module TamB domain-containing protein, which translates to MVFVLLALVAITIPLAIGALQLPVSKNYMKNEVITAFNNQFEGSLEVEDVGGFLPFSASVENGKIYSPSDSTLAVFSFDKAEVRVNMWELLQQNLSISSFEVSEPTFHLKENENGEITFFNALKQRELPEQQQPDILEGEIRILERIHIYAPEIKVLDGRIVVDRSVRLPEQLHLNPPFNVENVDLEVFLEVTESQIFFDLPNFYADIPGTSYRFFQMSGQFYNDDEFFELNRFRLSTAISETDFSFEASPVSLYNDSLAQQFKDATYRFQISNSSFATSFVNLFADKYPPFEDDLQIVLQSEGTLDEYFLDRLQANIGESSFLITARAENLFADNFSYHAQLDNVVIQPNMLDWVSENYFDHEYNLQRYQLSTIRGELDGDTEQLAANFQAETQAGAFHLDGSLSLNRPLNYNLLFEVDSLDITPFLSDTTRASVIQGDVTLEGTGTGSNARFTSSVDLSESTLLAVDLESFIADFDFDTGELEYDIDASDGEFFVSADGNYRKEGNQHVFTSDGDVQNMDINKFYPEFHANSTSFNSTFSADVEASSIDDLVGRVSFEMEQSTIDADTLRPHQFYADINQNPDNTRTFRFTSSFFDGEMQGTLTFGLIRKQFQYWNAYLRERIEQEFLFNPDYFGELETPVFSDGEDSAVDISVDMNVKDLSLFRKYYPDFPEIESEARLTASVNASPERLLITGDISDQSFRTEQIHAENFNTTFTASLRHDADLKSSSTVDLQINSSQAGFKNLNLKESSINFTMRDDSFRVHQNFERLEDDLVLESVFNGHLRADTVEVTLENFAMGTSVYKWTTQNIPKLAYTNQHSLVVDNFVLVSDTDYIEINGTYSDNFEDSVNYQIENLDLSRISGLIDGRVTFSGMLNGDFETRTLSQIPSITGNLAIEEGRMLGRVVGDVTLNSTFNSELERFDTNVHIYTDPQKYQRYYNRNDGIGQDLRLDGYFKLPNENTPPDEELFNFDADFRQIDMWIVSVIVPNIIIDMEGSATGNGYIRGNATDFDFDATFNTNDVYGVPAFTNVEYTLNGDIRFNKTDGLIFQDVQLADQHGGTGTLNGQVDLNNFAPVTDIDLILDLDDLQFMNNPYDPDIPFYGSIFGTGRAEITGTNFQPLLRTIRPLAISSNSSISIPLEPTTEYEQDHRFIRFVESFDIPYWESSLSPINGENGQEELTEELSFMERFTMDLQFQANNPINVDVIFDRVTNDMIDANGTGQMRLILDDQNVSMFGRFNIESGTYQFVSGDIFTRRFSLEEGGSISWSGDLADADLDVTAVYRARPNINTLQVTGVDAASQGPAQRVPVELVLEITGTMTSVENDFFFRMPTGIESNADPTIATQISNLNQNEDEKLIQATSILLSGNFLPPSQTQGLGLTESFSGTAVVVNPLITSQLINPLLSNQISSLLRSDVTFDIDVNLNTLNEVDLGVALRLFDDRIVLRREGQITGEQSEIGDIGATYRINQTFSLTAFHRQDPTITNTSDFETQQAQEMNGIGVEAQVQFNTWQKLRARISNAFRSLFGIETKDEEDDQSIVEN; encoded by the coding sequence ATGGTATTCGTTCTGCTCGCACTTGTTGCGATTACCATTCCTCTGGCTATTGGAGCTCTTCAACTTCCCGTCAGCAAGAATTACATGAAAAATGAGGTTATTACTGCCTTCAACAACCAATTTGAGGGCAGCCTGGAAGTGGAAGATGTAGGAGGATTTCTGCCTTTTTCTGCCAGTGTGGAAAATGGGAAAATATATTCTCCATCCGATTCAACGCTGGCCGTTTTTTCATTTGACAAAGCTGAGGTCCGTGTAAACATGTGGGAATTACTTCAGCAAAATCTATCTATCTCTTCATTTGAAGTTTCTGAACCCACTTTTCACTTGAAAGAGAATGAGAACGGTGAGATTACTTTCTTCAATGCCCTGAAACAAAGAGAGTTGCCTGAACAGCAACAACCCGATATTCTTGAAGGAGAAATACGAATCCTGGAAAGAATCCATATTTATGCGCCGGAAATAAAGGTGTTGGATGGAAGAATTGTGGTTGACCGATCCGTTCGCCTGCCGGAACAACTTCATCTTAATCCTCCATTTAATGTTGAAAATGTGGATTTGGAAGTCTTCCTCGAAGTCACTGAATCACAAATCTTTTTTGATCTGCCCAACTTTTACGCAGATATCCCCGGCACATCTTACCGGTTTTTCCAGATGAGCGGTCAGTTTTACAATGATGATGAATTTTTCGAACTCAACAGGTTCAGATTGAGTACGGCCATCAGCGAAACCGATTTCAGTTTTGAAGCATCTCCCGTATCGCTCTATAACGACAGTCTGGCCCAGCAGTTTAAAGATGCTACCTATCGTTTTCAAATAAGCAACAGTTCATTTGCCACATCATTTGTAAACCTTTTTGCCGACAAATATCCGCCGTTTGAGGACGATCTTCAAATCGTGTTGCAATCAGAAGGAACACTCGATGAATATTTCCTGGATCGTTTACAGGCAAATATCGGCGAGTCATCATTTTTAATTACGGCCCGGGCAGAAAACCTGTTTGCCGATAATTTTTCGTATCACGCTCAACTGGACAATGTGGTCATTCAGCCGAACATGCTCGATTGGGTTTCCGAAAACTATTTTGATCACGAATACAATCTTCAGCGTTACCAATTGAGTACTATTCGCGGCGAGTTGGATGGCGACACCGAACAACTGGCCGCCAATTTCCAGGCAGAAACACAGGCCGGTGCCTTTCATCTGGATGGTTCTCTTTCACTTAATCGGCCGCTTAATTACAATTTACTGTTTGAAGTAGATTCGCTGGATATCACGCCCTTTTTGAGTGATACCACAAGAGCTTCGGTTATCCAGGGAGATGTGACCCTGGAGGGAACAGGAACGGGAAGTAATGCCCGTTTTACAAGTTCTGTTGATTTGAGTGAGAGCACGTTGCTGGCTGTAGATCTGGAATCATTTATCGCTGATTTCGATTTTGATACCGGCGAACTGGAGTATGATATTGATGCAAGCGACGGTGAATTTTTTGTCTCTGCTGACGGCAACTATCGCAAAGAAGGGAACCAGCATGTTTTCACGTCAGACGGAGATGTTCAAAATATGGACATCAACAAGTTTTACCCGGAATTTCACGCCAACTCGACCAGTTTTAATAGTACGTTTTCCGCTGATGTTGAAGCTTCATCCATCGATGATTTAGTGGGAAGGGTGAGCTTTGAAATGGAGCAATCCACCATTGATGCGGACACTTTGCGTCCACACCAGTTTTATGCGGACATCAATCAAAATCCAGACAATACCCGAACGTTTCGTTTTACTTCGTCTTTCTTTGATGGCGAAATGCAGGGCACGCTCACCTTCGGCCTCATCCGCAAACAGTTTCAATATTGGAATGCCTATCTCCGGGAAAGAATTGAGCAGGAGTTTCTTTTTAACCCCGATTATTTTGGTGAATTAGAAACCCCGGTTTTCAGTGATGGTGAAGATTCTGCCGTTGATATATCCGTTGACATGAATGTGAAAGACCTTTCTCTCTTCCGAAAATATTATCCTGATTTTCCGGAAATTGAAAGTGAAGCGCGGTTAACTGCATCCGTGAATGCCTCGCCAGAACGGCTGCTAATAACCGGGGATATTTCCGATCAGTCTTTCCGAACTGAACAAATTCATGCGGAAAATTTTAATACCACTTTTACCGCAAGTCTCCGGCACGATGCAGATTTAAAATCTTCAAGCACCGTCGATCTCCAGATTAACAGTTCGCAGGCCGGATTCAAAAATCTCAACCTCAAAGAAAGTTCCATCAATTTTACGATGCGGGATGATTCGTTCCGTGTTCATCAAAATTTTGAACGATTGGAAGATGATCTTGTCCTTGAGTCGGTTTTCAACGGTCATCTTCGGGCGGATACAGTTGAAGTGACACTTGAAAATTTTGCAATGGGTACATCGGTTTATAAATGGACAACTCAAAATATTCCCAAACTTGCCTACACAAATCAACACAGCCTTGTAGTAGACAATTTTGTATTGGTCAGCGATACCGATTACATAGAAATCAACGGAACCTACAGTGACAACTTTGAAGATTCGGTAAACTACCAAATCGAAAACCTGGATTTAAGCCGAATATCCGGTCTTATTGACGGTCGGGTTACGTTTTCAGGAATGCTGAATGGCGATTTTGAAACCCGTACTCTTTCACAAATACCGTCTATTACCGGTAACCTGGCGATTGAAGAGGGAAGAATGCTGGGACGGGTTGTTGGAGATGTAACCCTCAATAGTACATTTAACAGTGAGCTTGAACGGTTTGATACCAACGTCCACATTTATACCGATCCTCAAAAATATCAGCGATATTACAATAGAAATGACGGAATTGGGCAGGATCTTAGACTTGACGGCTATTTTAAACTGCCGAACGAAAACACTCCTCCGGATGAAGAACTTTTCAATTTCGATGCTGATTTCAGGCAAATCGATATGTGGATTGTTTCCGTAATTGTCCCCAATATTATCATAGATATGGAGGGAAGTGCTACCGGCAACGGATACATCCGGGGAAATGCAACTGATTTCGACTTTGATGCCACCTTCAATACAAATGATGTGTATGGAGTTCCGGCTTTTACCAATGTTGAGTATACCTTGAATGGTGATATCCGGTTCAACAAAACCGATGGACTTATATTCCAGGATGTGCAACTTGCCGACCAACACGGAGGAACCGGCACACTGAATGGGCAGGTGGATCTGAATAATTTCGCGCCGGTAACAGACATCGATCTTATTCTTGATCTGGATGACCTTCAGTTCATGAATAATCCATACGATCCCGACATTCCTTTCTACGGAAGTATTTTTGGTACCGGCCGGGCGGAAATCACAGGCACCAATTTTCAACCCTTGTTGCGTACAATTCGTCCGTTAGCCATTTCGTCAAATTCCAGTATTTCCATTCCGCTTGAGCCAACAACCGAATACGAACAAGATCATCGCTTTATCCGGTTTGTTGAATCCTTCGACATTCCCTATTGGGAAAGCAGCCTTTCGCCGATAAATGGCGAAAATGGACAGGAAGAATTAACCGAAGAACTCTCGTTCATGGAGAGGTTTACGATGGATCTCCAGTTCCAGGCAAATAATCCCATTAATGTGGATGTGATTTTTGATCGCGTTACCAATGATATGATCGACGCAAATGGAACGGGACAAATGCGGTTAATCCTCGATGATCAGAATGTAAGCATGTTTGGCCGGTTCAATATCGAAAGCGGAACCTACCAGTTTGTAAGTGGTGACATTTTTACCCGGCGATTTTCACTTGAAGAAGGCGGTTCCATCAGCTGGTCGGGGGATTTAGCCGATGCAGATTTAGATGTGACTGCTGTTTACAGGGCCAGGCCAAATATCAATACGTTACAGGTAACCGGTGTAGATGCGGCAAGCCAGGGACCGGCTCAACGCGTGCCTGTTGAGTTAGTCCTTGAAATAACCGGTACGATGACATCGGTAGAGAACGATTTCTTTTTTCGCATGCCTACCGGAATCGAAAGCAATGCAGATCCCACGATTGCTACTCAGATCAGCAACTTGAACCAAAATGAAGATGAGAAACTGATCCAGGCAACCAGCATTTTGTTGAGCGGAAACTTCCTGCCTCCATCTCAAACGCAGGGCCTCGGGCTCACTGAAAGTTTTTCGGGTACGGCGGTTGTTGTAAATCCACTCATTACCAGCCAATTAATCAACCCTCTTCTTTCAAATCAAATCAGTTCACTCCTTAGAAGTGATGTAACATTTGATATTGATGTAAATCTTAACACCTTAAACGAAGTAGATCTGGGTGTAGCCTTACGGCTTTTTGATGACCGGATTGTTCTCCGGCGTGAAGGTCAGATCACCGGTGAACAAAGTGAAATTGGTGATATCGGTGCCACCTATCGTATCAATCAAACATTTTCACTGACGGCCTTTCACCGGCAGGATCCGACGATAACGAACACCAGCGACTTTGAAACCCAGCAAGCCCAGGAAATGAATGGAATTGGAGTTGAAGCGCAGGTTCAATTTAACACATGGCAAAAATTGAGAGCCAGAATCTCAAACGCATTTCGGTCGTTGTTTGGCATAGAAACGAAGGATGAAGAGGACGACCAATCAATAGTAGAAAATTAA
- the aroB gene encoding 3-dehydroquinate synthase → MKAEITINATSSSYKALVGKNILEESLAEYLDDKNADKLFVLIDENVFKQHWGFIEPVLSGLVKQVHYLEVPQGESSKSIKMWQKTLDFLLNEGIRRNIPIVVIGGGVTGDLGGFTAATALRGVPLIHIPTTVLAMVDSSIGGKTGVNHTTGKNLIGSFYQPDMVIADIHFLSSLPKKEWINGLSEILKYGAIRDDKIFKEAEIFLEPDLSSINPEKLIQLIAKCIQIKADVVEEDEFESGVRAFLNYGHTFAHALEKACDFDTISHGEAVFLGMLAAQKLSTLTGGRLETTKLDLYRSLYAYRISKDELSYERLNEYMKSDKKRTDQHIKFVLLKSWQHPQVKTVENEAFINQAWDVVFDEL, encoded by the coding sequence ATGAAGGCCGAGATTACCATTAATGCAACTTCAAGCAGCTACAAAGCTCTTGTTGGAAAAAATATTCTGGAAGAAAGTTTAGCAGAATATCTCGATGACAAAAACGCAGATAAGTTGTTTGTACTGATCGATGAAAATGTTTTTAAGCAACACTGGGGCTTCATTGAACCCGTATTGTCCGGACTTGTGAAACAGGTTCATTACCTGGAAGTGCCGCAGGGAGAAAGCAGTAAATCAATAAAAATGTGGCAAAAAACCCTCGACTTTTTGCTCAACGAAGGGATTCGCAGAAACATCCCGATTGTAGTTATTGGCGGCGGCGTAACCGGAGATCTCGGTGGTTTTACAGCTGCAACGGCCCTCCGTGGTGTACCGCTTATTCACATTCCAACAACCGTTCTCGCGATGGTAGATAGTTCAATTGGCGGGAAAACCGGAGTGAATCACACCACCGGAAAGAATCTGATTGGATCGTTTTACCAACCCGATATGGTGATTGCAGATATTCATTTTCTGAGTTCACTTCCCAAAAAAGAGTGGATTAACGGGCTGAGCGAAATTTTGAAGTATGGAGCAATCCGTGACGATAAAATATTCAAAGAGGCGGAAATATTTCTGGAACCAGATTTATCATCCATCAATCCGGAAAAACTGATTCAATTGATTGCCAAATGTATTCAGATAAAAGCCGATGTGGTTGAAGAAGATGAGTTTGAAAGCGGAGTCAGGGCTTTTCTGAACTATGGCCACACTTTTGCACATGCGCTGGAAAAGGCTTGTGATTTTGATACGATTAGCCACGGCGAAGCCGTTTTCCTGGGAATGCTGGCGGCTCAAAAACTGTCAACTTTAACGGGAGGCCGTCTCGAAACAACGAAACTCGATTTGTACCGTTCTCTTTATGCATACAGGATTTCGAAAGATGAATTGTCTTACGAACGGTTAAACGAGTATATGAAATCGGATAAAAAAAGAACCGATCAGCATATAAAATTTGTTCTACTTAAATCCTGGCAACATCCACAGGTAAAAACAGTTGAAAATGAAGCATTCATCAATCAGGCCTGGGATGTTGTATTTGATGAATTATAA
- a CDS encoding shikimate kinase, with protein sequence MNRKTISHPVFLCGMMGSGKSTIGKQLAEDLEVPFTDLDELIEESEKMTIPEIFNRKGEKRFREIEKQQIVKIAGSVEGVVALGGGSLQNQQIVDHLKLYGWLVYIDASQVEILNRLSDTTGRPMLENSVELEQRISTLFDQRMQFYEQAHFSIQTEKKSVEQVTTEIVKKLKIYEGRDYH encoded by the coding sequence ATGAACCGAAAAACTATTTCTCATCCTGTTTTTCTTTGCGGCATGATGGGCTCCGGAAAGTCCACCATTGGGAAACAACTTGCAGAAGACCTGGAAGTACCGTTTACCGATCTTGACGAACTGATTGAAGAATCTGAAAAGATGACTATCCCCGAAATTTTCAATCGAAAGGGAGAAAAAAGGTTCAGGGAAATTGAAAAGCAACAAATTGTGAAAATTGCCGGTTCTGTGGAGGGTGTCGTAGCTTTAGGCGGCGGATCGCTTCAAAACCAACAGATTGTAGATCACCTGAAGTTGTATGGATGGCTGGTGTATATCGATGCTTCTCAAGTTGAGATACTGAACCGACTGAGTGATACAACCGGCCGCCCCATGCTCGAAAATTCTGTTGAACTCGAACAACGCATTTCAACATTGTTTGATCAGCGAATGCAATTTTATGAGCAGGCTCATTTCTCCATCCAAACCGAAAAAAAATCCGTAGAACAGGTAACCACCGAAATAGTAAAAAAGCTGAAGATTTATGAAGGCCGAGATTACCATTAA